Proteins from one Acidobacteriota bacterium genomic window:
- a CDS encoding cyclase family protein: MSWIDDYVNNGTALDVTVTLSGRVAPWPGQEVWQFEPLLRIDKGDICNVSYFRVSCHAGTHVDSPWHFGMSPQTVESVPLDQMIVPARVIDLTHVTQAITKADLVGRIEGASAALFKTTNSGSLQSGAPFDTEFIYIAEDAAQYIVECGVRTVGVDYLSVEGFHAAEPVTHRMLLGHDVFIVEGLDLTHAAPGEYLLVVLPLKIEGADGSPARAVLLR; this comes from the coding sequence ATGTCCTGGATCGACGACTACGTGAACAACGGTACGGCGCTCGATGTCACGGTGACGCTGAGTGGGCGGGTGGCCCCGTGGCCCGGACAGGAGGTGTGGCAGTTCGAGCCCCTGCTGCGCATCGACAAGGGCGACATCTGCAACGTGTCGTACTTCCGCGTGTCGTGCCACGCCGGGACGCACGTGGACTCGCCGTGGCACTTCGGCATGAGTCCACAGACGGTGGAATCGGTCCCGCTCGACCAGATGATCGTGCCGGCTCGCGTGATCGACCTCACGCACGTCACGCAGGCCATCACGAAGGCCGATCTCGTCGGCCGGATCGAAGGCGCCAGCGCCGCGCTCTTCAAGACGACCAATTCCGGCTCGCTCCAGAGCGGCGCGCCGTTCGACACCGAGTTCATCTATATCGCCGAAGACGCCGCGCAATACATCGTCGAGTGCGGCGTGCGCACGGTGGGCGTGGACTACCTGTCGGTGGAGGGCTTCCACGCGGCCGAGCCCGTCACGCACCGCATGCTCCTCGGCCACGACGTGTTCATCGTCGAGGGCCTGGACCTGACCCACGCCGCGCCGGGCGAGTACCTGCTCGTGGTCCTGCCGCTGAAGATCGAAGGCGCCGACGGCAGCCCCGCGCGTGCGGTGCTGCTGAGATAG